Proteins co-encoded in one Malus domestica chromosome 09, GDT2T_hap1 genomic window:
- the LOC103441449 gene encoding heat shock 70 kDa protein 17-like: MASILFKLGLFLSVLCIVFSPSQCAVMSIDLGSEWVKVAVVNLKRGQSPITVAINEMSKRKSPNLVAFHSGDRLLGEEAAGLIARYPEKVYSQTRDLIGKPFSSSKSLLDSLYLPFDVTEDTTGTVSFKIDDKVTTYSVEELTAMVLGYAANLAEFHSKVPVKDAVISVPPYFGQAERKGLLRAAQLAGINVLALINEHSGAALQYGIDKDFSNESRHIIFYDMGTSSTYAALVYFSAYNTKEFGKTVSVNQFQVKDVRWDPQLGGQNMELRLVEHFADEFNKQVGNGVDVRKSPKAMAKLKKQVKRTKEILSANKMAPISVESLYDDRDFRSTITREKFEELCEDLWEKSLIPLKEVLKYSGLKVDEIYAVELIGGATRVPKLQAKLQEYLGRKELDRHLDADEAIVLGAALYAANLSDGIKLNRKLGMIDGSTYGFVLELDGPDLQKEDSTRQTLVQRMKKLPSKMFRSFIQSKDFEVSLAYESEDLLPPGATSPVFAQYSVSSLTETSEKYASRNLSSPIKASLHFSLSRSGVLSLDRADAVIEVSEWVEVPKKNLSVENSTNVAPNISTETGAQNSSEDSNGNTNDGGNSNTSNSTVEADVVIEKKLKKRTFRIPLKIVEKTVGPAMSPSKESLAEAKRKLEELDKKDAERRRTAELKNNLEGYIYGTKEKFETSEEFEKISTSEERQSFIGKLDEVQEWLYTDGEDATASEFQERLEMLKAIGDPIFFRFKELTARPEAVEHARKYLVEVQQILSAWESNKPWIPKDRTDEVASDADKLKKWLDESEDEQKKTPAHSKPAFTSDEVYGKVFDLEDKVASVNRIPKPKPKIEKPTSNETESSGEKAKDSDSSSDNSPQDDKKAGDSDDSANEKVESAGHDEL, from the exons ATGGCGTCGATCTTATTCAAGCTAGGGTTGTTCTTATCCGTCCTTTGCATTGTGTTTTCGCCTTCTCAATGTGCGGTTATGAGTATAGATCTAGGCTCCGAATGGGTGAAAGTTGCGGTAGTAAACCTAAAGCGCGGGCAGAGCCCGATCACAGTCGCTATCAATGAGATGTCAAAACGAAAATCCCCCAACTTGGTTGCATTTCACTCCGGTGATCGTCTTCTTGGGGAGGAAGCAGCTGGATTGATTGCTCGGTACCCGGAAAAAGTCTATTCTCAAACAAGGGACTTGATTGGAAAACCCTTTAGTTCCAGTAAAAGCCTATTGGATTCATTGTACTTGCCATTCGACGTTACAGAGGATACTACGGGAACTGTTAGTTTCAAAATTGATGATAAAGTGACTACTTATTCAGTCGAGGAACTAACGGCAATGGTCTTAGGTTATGCTGCAAATTTGGCAGAGTTTCATTCGAAAGTGCCTGTAAAGGATGCTGTAATTTCAGTTCCTCCTTACTTTGGGCAAGCAGAGAGAAAGGGGTTACTCCGAGCGGCACAGTTGGCGGGGATTAATGTTCTTGCTTTGATAAATGAGCATTCTGGTGCAGCATTGCAGTATGGGATTGATAAGGATTTCTCAAATGAGTCAAGGCATATAATTTTCTATGATATGGGCACCAGCAGTACCTATGCGGCACTTGTTTATTTCTCGGCATATAATACCAAGGAGTTTGGTAAGACCGTTTCAGTCAACCAGTTTCAG GTCAAGGATGTCAGATGGGACCCACAACTTGGGGGCCAGAACATGGAATTACGGTTGGTGGAGCATTTTGCAGATGAGTTCAATAAACAAGTAGGGAATGGTGTTGATGTGAGGAAGTCCCCAAAAGCAATGGCTAAATTGAAGAAACAGGTCAAGCGTACAAAAGAAATTCTAAGTGCAAACAAAATGGCACCAATATCTGTTGAATCCCTTTATGATGATCGGGACTTCAG GAGTACGATAACTCGTGAAAAGTTTGAGGAGCTCTGCGAAGATCTGTGGGAGAAGTCACTTATACCTCTTAAAGAAGTGCTCAAATATTCTGGTTTAAAGGTAGATGAGATATATGCAGTGGAACTGATAGGAGGAGCTACCAGGGTGCCAAAGCTGCAG GCTAAGCTTCAGGAATATCTTGGAAGGAAAGAGTTGGATAGACATCTGGATGCTGATGAAGCTATAGTTCTAGGTGCAGCATTATATGCTGCTAATTTAAGTGATGGAATCAAGCTGAACCGTAAGTTAGGGATGATTGATGGTTCTACCTATGGGTTTGTGCTTGAGTTAGATGGCCCCGATCTTCAGAAAGAAGATAGTACTAGGCAGACACTTGTGCAACGGATGAAGAAACTCCCCAGCAAG ATGTTCAGGTCCTTTATCCAGAGCAAAGATTTTGAAGTGTCGCTAGCGTACGAGAGTGAAGATCTTTTACCCCCTGGTGCCACCTCTCCTGTATTTGCTCAGTACTCTGTGTCCAGTTTGACAGAGACAAGTGAGAA GTATGCATCACGGAATTTGTCTTCACCCATTAAAGCAAGTCTGCATTTCTCTTTGAGTAGAAGTGGTGTTTTGTCGTTGGATCGTGCAGACGCTGTTATTGAAGTGTCAGAATGGGTGGAAGTTCCTAAGAAGAATCTGAGTGTGGAGAATTCAACTAATGTTGCACCAAACATTTCGACTGAAACTGGTGCTCAGAACTCTTCAGAAGACAGCAATGGCAATACTAATGATGGTGGAAATAGTAACACTTCCAACTCTACTGTAGAAGCGGATGTTGTTattgaaaaaaagttgaaaaagcGGACCTTTAGGATTCCACTGAAG ATTGTTGAGAAAACAGTCGGACCTGCAATGTCTCCTTCAAAAGAATCTCTTGCTGAAGCAAAGCGTAAGTTAGAAGAATTAGACAAGAAGGATGCAGAGAGGAGGAGAACGGCAGAGTTGAAAAATAACTTGGAAGGATACATATATGGTACTAAAGAAAAG TTTGAAACATCCGAGgaatttgaaaaaatttcaaCTAGCGAGGAACGCCAATCCTTTATTGGAAAGCTAGATGAG GTGCAAGAGTGGCTTTACACCGATGGTGAAGATGCTACTGCTTCAGAGTTTCAGGAACGCCTAGAGATGCTAAAAGCTATTGGTGATCCAATATTCTTCAG ATTCAAAGAGCTTACCGCACGGCCAGAAGCAGTGGAACATGCTCGAAAGTACCTTGTTGAGGTGCAACAG ATTCTAAGTGCATGGGAGTCGAACAAACCCTGGATTCCGAAAGATCGAACAGATGAG GTTGCGAGTGATGCTGACAAGTTGAAGAAGTGGTTGGACGAGAGCGAGGATGAGCAGAAAAA GACTCCTGCACATAGCAAACCAGCATTCACATCGGATGAAGTGTATGGGAAGGTGTTTGATCTGGAAGACAAG GTTGCCAGCGTCAACAGAATCCCCAAGCCAAAGCCTAAAATTGAGAAACCCACAAGCAATGAAACCGAGAGCAGCGGAGAAAAAGCCAAAGATTCTGACTCGAGTTCTGATAATTCTCCACAAGATGACAAGAAAGCCGGAGACTCAGATGACTCAGCAAATGAAAAAGTTGAGTCAGCGGGTCACGATGAGCTATGA
- the LOC103441450 gene encoding OVARIAN TUMOR DOMAIN-containing deubiquitinating enzyme 11-like, which translates to MSGSYSNASASSSSSLDSSNHDTEDDQTIATMLAEEEKVKVDRRLGKRLSHLDSIPHTPRVNGEIPDVNDATQDHERLSARLATYDLSELQIEGDGNCQFRAIADQLFRNPEYHKHVRKQVIKQLKHHKKLYEAYVPMKYRRYLRKMKKTGEWGDHLTLQAAADRFGAKICLITSFRDTCYIEILPKDGNPTLELWLSFWSEVHYNSLYASADVPTRTPRKKHWLLF; encoded by the exons ATGAGTGGAAGCTACAGCAATGCGAGTGCGAGTTCAAGCTCGAGTTTAGATAGCAGCAACCATGATACAGAGGATGATCAAACCATTGCAACCATGTTGGCAGAAGAGGAAAAGGTCAAAGTTGATCGCAGGCTTGGGAAGAGACTGTCCCACTTAGATTCGATTCCG CACACTCCCCGCGTAAATGGGGAGATACCTGACGTGAATGATGCGACCCAAGACCATGAGCGCCTGTCGGCAAG GTTGGCAACGTATGATTTATCTGAACTGCAGATCGAGGGCGATGGAAATTGTCAG TTTCGAGCAATAGCAGATCAATTGTTTCGGAATCCAGAATACCACAAGCATGTAAGAAAACAGGTGATAAAGCAG CTAAAGCATCACAAAAAACTCTATGAAGCTTACGTCCCGATGAAATACAGACGCTACCTGAGGAAGATGAAAAA AACCGGGGAGTGGGGAGATCATCTTACGCTACAGGCAGCTGCAGATCGA TTCGGAGCCAAGATTTGTTTAATCACCTCTTTTCGAGACACTTGCTACATCGAGATTCTTCCCAAAGATGGGAATCCTACCCTAG AGCTTTGGCTGAGCTTTTGGAGTGAAGTGCATTATAACTCCTTGTATGCAAGTGCAG ATGTTCCGACTAGAACTCCCCGAAAGAAGCATTGGCTGTTATTCTAG
- the LOC103441459 gene encoding UDP-glycosyltransferase 82A1, with protein MGNMKCIKRSNSNPIIILVPYPAQGHVTPMFKLASAFLSQGFKPVMVTPDYIHHQIVRKVEPKDKILCMPIPDGLDKDTPRDFFAIEKAMENNMANPLERLIHQLDDKDGDEVVCVVVDLLASWAIDVANRCGVACAGFWPAMHATYRLITAIPDMLRTGLISADTGFPKQLSGICLPNQPVLSTEELPWLIGTPAARKARFRFWTRTLERSKTLQWILVHSFPNEYTISDEQHQQLGDQLFKSTTTQQPLVFPIGPLSKHTTTKNPSFWEEDTSCLNWLDKQNPNTVAYISFGSWVSPIGEAKVRSLALALEALGKPFLWVLGSSWLGGLPIGYLERVAKQGKVVSWAPQMDVLQHKAVGCYLTHCGWNSTMEAIQCQKPLLCYPVAGDQFVNCAYIVKVWRIGVRLSGFGQRDVEEGLRRMMEEDEMSKRMRKLNERTMGDEANLRAVSNLTAFTDQNKMFRLGYSNNGVYDYVF; from the exons atggGAAACATGAAGTGCATAAAGAGGTCCAACTCCAACCCCATCATCATCCTGGTTCCATATCCAGCACAAGGACATGTCACTCCCATGTTTAAATTAGCCTCAGCCTTCCTCAGCCAAGGCTTCAAGCCAGTGATGGTCACTCCGGACTATATTCACCACCAGATAGTCCGGAAAGTCGAACCGAAAGACAAGATTTTGTGCATGCCAATCCCAGATGGATTGGACAAGGACACCCCGAGGGACTTCTTTGCCATTGAGAAGGCCATGGAGAACAACATGGCAAACCCTCTAGAGAGACTTATTCATCAGCTTGATGATAAGGATGGTGATGAAGTTGTATGCGTAGTTGTTGATTTGTTGGCATCATGGGCTATAGATGTAGCCAATAGATGCGGGGTAGCCTGTGCTGGGTTTTGGCCTGCTATGCATGCCACATATCGCTTGATCACTGCAATTCCAGACATGCTAAGGACAGGTCTCATTTCTGCTGATACAG GATTTCCAAAACAACTAAGTGGTATATGCTTACCTAATCAACCTGTGCTATCTACTGAAGAGCTGCCATGGTTGATTGGCACTCCAGCTGCAAGAAAAGCAAGATTCAGATTTTGGACTAGAACCCTAGAACGATCGAAAACGCTTCAATGGATACTTGTACATTCTTTCCCAAATGAATACACCATCAGCGATGAACAACATCAACAACTCGGTGATCAATTGTTCAAGAGCACCACAACCCAACAACCtcttgttttcccaattggtcCTTTGAGCAAGCACACAACCACCAAGAACCCTAGCTTTTGGGAAGAAGACACGAGCTGCTTAAACTGGCTAGACAAGCAAAACCCTAACACAGTTGCTTACATCTCTTTCGGAAGTTGGGTTAGTCCAATTGGAGAGGCTAAGGTTAGAAGCTTGGCATTGGCACTAGAAGCCTTGGGAAAGCCATTCCTCTGGGTGCTTGGATCTTCATGGCTTGGAGGGTTACCAATTGGGTACTTGGAAAGAGTGGCAAAACAAGGCAAAGTTGTGTCCTGGGCCCCACAAATGGATGTCTTGCAACACAAGGCAGTGGGATGCTATCTCACACACTGTGGGTGGAATTCAACAATGGAGGCCATTCAGTGCCAGAAGCCTCTCCTGTGCTATCCAGTGGCTGGGGACCAGTTTGTAAATTGTGCATACATTGTGAAAGTGTGGAGGATTGGGGTGAGATTAAGTGGGTTTGGACAGAGGGATGTTGAGGAAGGATTGAGAAGGATGATGGAGGAGGATGAGATGAGCAAAAGGATGAGGAAGCTAAATGAAAGGACTATGGGAGATGAGGCTAATTTGAGAGCTGTGTCAAATCTCACTGCCTTCACTGATCAGAATAAGATGTTTAGACTTGGGTATTCTAATAATGGTGTTTATGACTATGTTTTCTAG